One genomic region from Mangifera indica cultivar Alphonso chromosome 17, CATAS_Mindica_2.1, whole genome shotgun sequence encodes:
- the LOC123200223 gene encoding glycine-rich cell wall structural protein 1-like, which produces MAAVGWWVRGGSGHGQGHQVGSHGGGRWVATASGGRGGGYMVTGGGGRGARRLAMSMAVAGGGRGRNRVVGAWQQVVVATVVKDWLCWWWSWSKQGGGCVAAGGDGRGGGRLVIWVTIVGGGQRLVMWVVARAVSGGRVGGGSLQWLWWWSCGWRQQLVVVKVWQRGGRVVGWVGLAIVYGGHGGGRLVGWSRSQAPTRTPCCHHPHDYHHGHGHSYDQPSIATAPAPTLAPPT; this is translated from the coding sequence ATGGCGGCAGTCGGATGGTGGGTGCGTGGTGGCAGTGGTCATGGTCAGGGTCATCAGGTGGGTAGCCATGGCGGTGGAAGGTGGGTAGCGACAGCtagtggtggtcgtggtggtgGGTACATGGTGACAGGTGGCGGTGGTCGTGGTGCTAGAAGATTGGCCATGTCGATGGCAGtagctggtggtggtcgtggtcgCAACAGGGTGGTGGGTGCATGGCAACAGGTGGTGGTGGCCACAGTGGTGAAAGATTGGTTATGTTGGTGGTGGTCATGGTCGAAGCAGGGTGGTGGGTGTGTAGCGGCAGGTGGCGATGgtcgtggtggtggaaggttgGTCATTTGGGTGACGATAGTTGGTGGTGGCCAAAGGTTGGTCATGTGGGTGGTGGCAAGAGCAGTTAGTGGTGGTCGGGTGGGTGGTGGCAGTTTGCAGTGGCTATGGTGGTGGTCATGTGGGTGGCGACAACAGTTGGTGGTGGTCAAGGTGTGGCAGCGGGGTGGTCGGGTCGTCGGGTGGGTGGGGCTAGCGATAGTTTACGGTGGCCATGGTGGTGGAAGGTTGGTAGGGTGGTCGAGGTCTCAGGCACCCACCCGAACACCCTGTTGCCACCACCCACATGACTACCACCACGGCCACGGCCACTCGTATGACCAACCTTCCATCGCCACCGCCCCCGCCCCCACCCTGGCCCCTCCCACCTAA